Genomic DNA from Gossypium hirsutum isolate 1008001.06 chromosome A01, Gossypium_hirsutum_v2.1, whole genome shotgun sequence:
TGTTAGTTGCTACGGTTAAAGTGGTGGccttagattttaaaaatagtcTCAACCATCCctaagatatttaaatttgtaGCTAATTGCATCTACGCATAGTTATCGTGTGACTAAATATAAGTATGATAATAAATCGAAGATCTGGAATTTCTATAAAATTCGAATATGAATATGCAAAACTTGAATTAACTAAATTATTCAGCCGATATTTGAATATGCtaaatgtttttataaaaagatttttaaaataaaaaaaaaaaattaaagaagtgGGTAATGAATTTCGATATTCAAatctaaattattcaaaaaaaggaaaatgatgtcAGATAATAGATATTTGTAGATTTATATTTGTATCTGCCCCGAATCATCTACGCATAATAATAGATAttcttatattaaaatttatcacactcactttcatattttctttttatgatcTTTCATGTCAGACCCCCTTAAAAATGACGAGTTGTTGTTTTAGCcccttgaaaattttaaaattatttaatgacaAAAATACACTCTGATCCCCTAAAGATGgattttttttagtataaaataacaagcatataaaagataaaattgtattttgaccccttcaaaattttataatttaattttgacctcTCCTAAAGTAAACTCTTGGCTTCATCATTATGTGACTATCTCTCCCAATAATCTTATCTTCgagattagaactcatattttCTTATTAGGAGTGCAAAACAATTATACCCGACATTTATcgacaaaatataaaaatatttataaaactaaTCCAATTTTGCACTAATTTAAATTCACCCCTCTTCCACAACCCTATATTTGATTCAAATAAACTTTGATTGTTACAATTTTCCACTTTAGGATCATCACATATCTTAACTAAAAGGTTGAAAGGAAGTGGGGCAAATAATTTATGATACCCCAAATTAGtataatgtgttttttttttacaaacaattttttttttgttctaaaaCCCTAATgacaatataattaataattaattccaAATGTAGGACAATCCCAAATTCCAGACAAGTAGCTTTGGTCTGAACTAATTCCTTCATCAAAGCTTGTCGATTCCTTGACATTAAGATAAGTATCCAGCTGTGTCAGATTGTTCAATACAGCTTTGATCACCATTTTGTCTCGTGGGAATGAATCTAAACATGAAGTTATGTCGTTAGTGGCTGGCTtcatttgttgttgttgttgatgatCGACCGATGATGATGATGTTAGGGTTTCAGTTGGCATGTTCGGTTGCATGTCGACTTTGAAACTGTTCGGATCGGTTTGAGATAGAACGGAGAAGCAGGGCACTTGCTCGTCGGAGTTCAGTCCGGTTTGATCGGAGATTAGGTAAGGATCCGTCAACGGTGGGAGAGACGAAGAGCTTGTGTCGTCCAAACAGGTTTTTCCCATGCTAGAAGGTTTGGTAATGGTGTCTCTTGTTTTATGAAAAACTCGACATAAGACCCAATCTTCCTACATATGTTTTGAAATATAAGAGAATGTGAGTTTAATAAGTTAAAGGGTGTTGgaaattttaaaactatatatatatataaataaaggaaagacaaaatcaaattaaaaaaaattagactggcatattaaaattaaaaaaataataataatcggCTATGGATAAAAGAAAATCACATAGAGATCTGACTTTTGTCATCagtcatattattattattattattattattattattattattattattattattatagtgcAACATGTCCAAAGATTCATGCAAAAATCCAAgggattttttaaaattgtaaaataaaataaaaaactcgaAAGCAACCCTAATTAGTATATTTGATATGATCtgatagtaaattattttttaatatttaatatttcattttaattttttattacggGATATATATCACCTTTCAAACTTGCTTGTAGTGTTTAAAATATTggcaaataattttatatttttcaggtaaaatatgttattaagtttttttttaaaatttagaaattagtccatatatttttattttcaagattttagtctttttattttttagatttcaaaaatcaagtctaattgttaacccctttaagttttttttttgttaaatttgttgctatggtattttgaaatttaaaaaaaattattcactcGGTagcaatttaactaaaaaaatggtATTATAATaaatctgaatttaacaaaagaatttactttttcttaaatctaaaaagtagaaggactaaattttaaatttacaaaaaagtataaatacttatagcatattttaactaatttttaataaggAAAGAGGTAGAGATGTTTAGAGATCAAACCCAAAATTTAATACCAATCAagattattttaagaaaaatgctTTATCATTACACCACAAACTCGATTAACTTttttcaagaaatcatcaattcaatttaataaaattttaaaacttatcaaaCCCGAAACCCTAAACCGAAAATGTGTAAGTAAAGAATGTACCTTGAGAGTGGAAAGGTTTGGAGGAGAAAGGGTGCCATCAAGCCTGAATTCATGCATGACCCAATCGGACTTTGTACCTTTAGGTGCCCTGCCATTGTAGAACACCAAGGTTTTCCTCATTCCTACCACCATGCCTTTGCTATGGATTGCCCTATCTTTCCCCGTTGCCTTCCAATACCCACTGCATGTTGCCCTATTTGTCCTCAGCCCCGTTGCATATTTCCTGTCTCTTTTGCTGTAAAAATACCATTCTTTGCCTCCCACTCCAGCCGTTTCTGCCATACATTTCCCAATTCTCAtaaatatattcatttattttaattaaaaaaaaccctcGTACACTTTTTGTACATTGAATTGATGTCACGGGTCAACAGTATACTAAATTTAatttcgaaaaataattaaaaactcatattccttttataaattaagaaatattactgtaaggattatttttattttttatatatttttaagtaaaatttataaaaatcaatttaaaccccaaataaatataaaatgatactCTTATATGATAGGACCACATACAATAATCTTCAAAACCTAATCAACTTTACAATTTTAAACACATCATCATTtgattttgtacatatattttttatataaaaaggaaATGAGTTGTCAAACCCTaatgtaaagatatatatattgtATGAATCAACTATGGTAAACcctaatataaatatatagttAGGTTGATCCAAATAGCTATTAACAAATACTTGTAAAACAAGGCcaatattacatttttatttgtatataatTTTGATGGTCAGCTTTATATTTTCTAAtgtgtataaaaaaatatttgtagcTAGACTTGCATGCATcacatggatatatatatatatacatatgcctTATATAAACTAATATATTTGACTTTCTATTTTGATCTTTGTAATTATATGCAATAATGCTTGGTCATATATCTTTGAAGTCACTTATGGGTtttgattaataataattttgaaagttgaataaatcatatatatatttcataaactaattttatttttttatttgttgaacttaaaaattttatttagttatatagagaaattattttatgaacttTTCCCACCATATCATTTAtggtcattttttaattatttaacgatattttaataatttattccaTGTCATCAATACATAATTGTGATAATTTTTTTACTCTTGAATCCTCAAAGTTTGAAATCTAATTTTGAACTCTAAATCCTGAACTTTAAACCTCGTAACTTGAATCATAAACCACAAACTCAAACCCTGAATCTTAAACGTAATACTCCaaacccaaataaaaattaagtttaagGTTTCAAGTTTTGAATCAAGTTTGGGGTTTAGAGTATTGGGTTTAGATTTCAAGTTTCAgggtaaagaaaaacaaaaattatgtatcaataacatgaaaaattttgttgaaatgtctaaataattaaaaaggaacTATGAATGATATGGTGGTAaggattcataaaataatttatcggTCATAATCCCATTGGTCAAgttgaaaaaataatatttttggggggttagttgaaaaataaatatgtttttaggATAAGTATGATGATCAtataaaatctcaaaaaaaaaattataatgatgtTGAAATTAGGGTTGATAACCACGTGGCAGTCCAAATTTAGAAGCATCAAAAAGTTTGTTCACTAACCAGCTAGCTGTGACCTAAAATAGGTGACCCAATCAAATAATTTTGCAGTTGAAAGGTCAATTTCTGTCTCTTAATATAGAATTATTGAAGATAACaattgtaattttccaaaaaGACAAAAGGATAAGTTGCTTTGCTTACACGTGTGGTATGTGCGAAATGTGAAAGTTTGAATAtttagaattaaaaaagaaaaataataataatttccaccatatttatatttataaaataaaataattattaatatttaattctatatatgcacatcataaaaaataatttaaataaattaaataaaaattacaattattttgatagtttattgGATTTGGTGTGTGAATATAAGAAGTGATCCAATTCCTTGAAAAACCTTT
This window encodes:
- the LOC121203746 gene encoding NAC domain-containing protein 21/22, with the protein product MSNISLVEAKLPPGFRFHPKDEELVCDYLMKKVASADTLQLMIEVDLNKCEPWDIPETAGVGGKEWYFYSKRDRKYATGLRTNRATCSGYWKATGKDRAIHSKGMVVGMRKTLVFYNGRAPKGTKSDWVMHEFRLDGTLSPPNLSTLKEDWVLCRVFHKTRDTITKPSSMGKTCLDDTSSSSLPPLTDPYLISDQTGLNSDEQVPCFSVLSQTDPNSFKVDMQPNMPTETLTSSSSVDHQQQQQMKPATNDITSCLDSFPRDKMVIKAVLNNLTQLDTYLNVKESTSFDEGISSDQSYLSGIWDCPTFGINY